CCACTACGACGCCACGCGCGGTGGCTAGATCCTGACAGCGAGGGGCTTGCTCTGCCAATTCGATCAGGGAAGGGTGTAGCACGCCCGGTTTCCTTTCAGCTTGAGGGTTTACTGAGTGTTAAGCCTACTTCCTCAGGTGTGGTGAGATACAACAAGGCCCATCCCGGAGGGGATGGGCCTTAAACTTTTACCGTGTCACGAACTACAGCGGCAAAAGGGCGCTGTTGTGTTACCCGATTTAGCGGGTAGTGAACGGCAGGAGAGCCATTTCGCGTGCGTTCTTCACAGCGGTAGCAACTTCGCGCTGTTGCTTCGGAGTTAACCCGGTGACGCGACGGGAACGGATCTTGTGTCGATCAGAGATGAACAAACGAAGGGTTTTGATGTCCTTGTAGTCTACCTTCTCAATGCCCTCCATTTTGAGGGGGTTCTTCTTCGGGCGGTGGGATTGTTCCATCCGCGCCTTACGATGATTATTGCGCTTCATGAATTATCTCCCTTACCAGCTTGACTTCCGGACACCGGGCAGCTCACCACGGTGTGCCATCTCACGCATACGAACACGGGACAGGCCGAACTTACGCAGATAGCCGCGAGGGCGGCCATCGTGAGAGTCGCGGTTGCGCACCCGAATAGGGGAGGCGTCACGCGGCTGGCGGTTTAGTTCAAACTGTGCATCCAGACGCTCGTCATCGGTGCTGTTCGGGTTCTTGATAATAGCCTTGAGCTCGTTACGGCGCTCCGCATAGCGGGCGACGATTTCCTTACGCTGCTCATTCTTGGCGATCTTGGACTTCTTCGCCATACTTCTATCGCTCCTCGCGGAATTCGACGTGCTTGCGGACGACCGGATCATATTTCTTGATGGTGATCCGGTCAGGGGTATTGCGCTTGTTCTTGCGGGTGACATAGGTGTACCCAGTACCCGCAGTGGACTTCAGCTTGATAATTGGGCGTACGTCATTGCGAGCCATATTTAGATCTTCTCCCCACGTGCCCGGATGCGAGCCACGACAGCTTCAATTCCATCGCGGTCAATTACTTTCAGGCCCTTCGTCGAAACGTTCAGGGTGATAGTGCGCCCTTCAGAGGGCAGATAGAACCGACGGCGCTGAATGTTGGGATTCCAACGGCGCGACGTACGGCGGTGCGAGTGCGAGACAGACTTGCCGAAACCCGGCTTGCGTCCCGTTACCTGGCAAATAGCCGACATGGACTTCCTTCTCCTAGCCGCCCACGTACAACTTGGGGCGCGCCGCACCGAGCATATATGCAGGTCGGGGCGCAGCCGCTACCAGCTGACGGGGCGAAAACGAATATTTTCGACAACAGCAAGAGGGAATCATACTAGAAATATGGCTCAGTGCCTAATTCGCTCCACAGCTGACCGTCAGTAATCGATTCTTTTCCATATATATTAGAGCGTTAACCGTAGAATAAGGCGCAATTTTCAATTTCTTGGGGGATCGGGTACTGTGGTTCAAGTTGTCATCATTTGGGCAGGTTTAGACCTGCCTTGCTAAGAATGATGCCGCGCATAGTTCAAGTTTTACGAGCCCAACTCAGGCACGATCTTTAGCGGAACTCTGTCCGGTGAGCTGACATCCGGTGAGTTTCTGCTAAGGAACCGACCTGAAGTTCAACCCTGAGGGAATCGAGAATATATGAAGAAGGACATTCACCCGGATTACCATCCGGTCGTTTTCCAGGATGCGAGTACTGGGCATAAGTTCCTTACTCGCTCCACTGTGACTTCCCCTCGCACCATTGAGTGGGAGGATGGCAATGAGTACCCGTTGATCGTGGCTGATGTCACCAGCGAATCTCACCCGTTCTGGACTGGTGCCCAGCGTGTCATGGATACGGCTGGTCGGGTCGAGAAGTTCCAGCGTCGTTTCGGTGGGATGGCCCGCCGTAAGAAGAAGAACTCTTAAGGTTCAGAGGGGAGAGAAACCATGGCAGTACCAAAGCGCCGTATGTCCCGTGCGAACACCCGCACTCGTCGGTCCCAGTGGAAGGCTGATAATGTCGCCCTCCACGAGGTGAAGATCGACGGTCAAACCGTGCGGATCCCTCGCCGGTTGGTGAAGGCCGCCAAGCTTGGCCTCGTTGACGTTGAACAATTCTAAGCCTGTCCTCAAGGCGGAACCTGCAACGTTTGTCATTTAATAAACAGCCCCCGGAGCTCAACCCGGGGGCTGTTTTCTTGTCCCTATCGTGTTCGGGCCTATTCCTCTAGGTCCCCTTAATATTTAGCACCTGGTGGAGGGTATGCCGCACCTTGACTAGTTGTGCTGATGCGGCAATAACCTCATCAATGTCCTTGTAGGCATCAGGGATTTCATCTACAAATTCCTCCCCAGGGCGGTAGACAATACCACTCATTCGCGCATCAAGGTCTGCGGCATTAAACCGCTTCTTAGCTTCCCTGCGGCTAAGGAGCCGTCCAGCTCCATGCGGTGCAGAATGTAAAGCTGGCGGGTATCCTAAGCCTTCAACAACATAGGAAGCTGTTCCCATAGATCCCGGGATAAGAGCCGAAGTCCCAGCTTCTGCTCGGATGGCTCCTTTCCGGGTTATCCACACCTTCTTTCCATAGTGGACTTCTTTTGTTGTGTAGTTGTGGTGGCAGTTGATGCGCTCTTCTTCACGTACCGGGCTATCCATGAAGTCAGTTAATGCATCGGCAAAGCGGTCCATCATTTCTTCCCGGTTCATCCACGCGAAAGTCTGCGCCCAGTGGAGGTCCCGCAGATAGGCGTCGAATTCTTCGGTGCCCTCTACCAGGTAGGCCAAATCTCGATGAGGAAGATCGATATACCACTTTGCGCATAACCTTTGAGCTACAGCGATGTGCTTGCGGGCTATCTTATTTCCGACGCCACGAGAACCTGAATGCAGGAACATCCATACTCGCTCAGTTTCATCAAGACAGAGTTCGATGAAGTGGTTTCCTCCGCCCAAACTACCTAGTTGCTGCCGCCACTTGGGGGAGTGGGACAAATCCACCTCGGTGTCAAGTGCTAACTGATGCAGTTCTCGACAGCGGTGGTCCGCGCTTTCTCGCAGTTGCCATGAGTTGTAGTTTCCGGGGGATAACGGAATAGTGGCTTCGATGGCGCTTCTTAATTTCTCAAGGTTTCTTCCCTTGAGATCTGAGGCAGAAAAACCAGTTCGAACACCGATCATCCCGCACCCAATGTCTACTCCCACGGCACTGGGGATGACTGCTTGAAGCGTGCCAAACACGGTGCCGATAGAGGAACCTAACCCATAGTGAGCGTCGGGCATGAGGGCGACATGCGGATGGATGAAAGGCATAGCTTCCAGTTGTTTCGCCTGCTCAAGAACATTGTCGTCGAGCTTGGTGGCGAAGATTTCCATGATTCCTTTCCTTCGTATATTTGGCGGAGGTCTCGGGTTAGAGGAGCAGAACTCTTATTGCGGGTGCGCGCATAAAATATCCCGCGGCGTCTGGTCCCAACCAAAGACGTACCGCGGGTGTACAAAAAGCATTGCCTTAAGAGAAGCTGTGCAGTGTCCTCCTGCGGAGCGTCTTGATTTCGCGTTGCAGCTGCGCTGATTGATGTTTTTGGAACGCCAGATGTAACACGGAGACACTCCTTTCTCAACTTCTCGATCATCGGCAACCTAGGGTGCCGGAAACAATGCTTTATTTAACGTGCCATAGAATTCAGGTAAAAGCAACCGGTTGGGGCACAGTTATTCCCACAAGAGCAATTGAATTCACAGAATTCACACATCCGACAGACAGATAGTCTTTATCGCTATAGCGCATAATAGGTTTATGCGAATTCTTGTGGTTGATGATGAACAAGCTGTGCGAGAGTCTCTCCGACGCTCTCTGAGCTTTAATGGGTATGAAGTAAGTCTGGCTGAAGATGGGGTAGAGGCCCTACAAACAATCTCGCAACAGCATCCTGATTTGGTGATTTTGGATGTCATGATGCCGCGCATGGATGGATTGGAGGTATGCCGAACCCTCCGTAGCACCGGATATGATCGGCCTATTCTAATCCTCACCGCCCGTGACGGTGTGTCGGAACGCGTGGCGGGGCTGGATGCCGGTGCCGATGACTATTTGCCGAAGCCTTTCGCCCTGGAGGAGTTGCTGGCTCGGGTCCGCTCCTTGTTGCGTCGAGCCGCTGCTGATGCG
This genomic interval from Corynebacterium poyangense contains the following:
- the rpsR gene encoding 30S ribosomal protein S18: MKRNNHRKARMEQSHRPKKNPLKMEGIEKVDYKDIKTLRLFISDRHKIRSRRVTGLTPKQQREVATAVKNAREMALLPFTTR
- the rpsN gene encoding 30S ribosomal protein S14; protein product: MAKKSKIAKNEQRKEIVARYAERRNELKAIIKNPNSTDDERLDAQFELNRQPRDASPIRVRNRDSHDGRPRGYLRKFGLSRVRMREMAHRGELPGVRKSSW
- the rpmG gene encoding 50S ribosomal protein L33; translation: MARNDVRPIIKLKSTAGTGYTYVTRKNKRNTPDRITIKKYDPVVRKHVEFREER
- the rpmB gene encoding 50S ribosomal protein L28, which gives rise to MSAICQVTGRKPGFGKSVSHSHRRTSRRWNPNIQRRRFYLPSEGRTITLNVSTKGLKVIDRDGIEAVVARIRARGEKI
- a CDS encoding type B 50S ribosomal protein L31, whose amino-acid sequence is MKKDIHPDYHPVVFQDASTGHKFLTRSTVTSPRTIEWEDGNEYPLIVADVTSESHPFWTGAQRVMDTAGRVEKFQRRFGGMARRKKKNS
- the rpmF gene encoding 50S ribosomal protein L32, with amino-acid sequence MAVPKRRMSRANTRTRRSQWKADNVALHEVKIDGQTVRIPRRLVKAAKLGLVDVEQF
- a CDS encoding RtcB family protein; protein product: MEIFATKLDDNVLEQAKQLEAMPFIHPHVALMPDAHYGLGSSIGTVFGTLQAVIPSAVGVDIGCGMIGVRTGFSASDLKGRNLEKLRSAIEATIPLSPGNYNSWQLRESADHRCRELHQLALDTEVDLSHSPKWRQQLGSLGGGNHFIELCLDETERVWMFLHSGSRGVGNKIARKHIAVAQRLCAKWYIDLPHRDLAYLVEGTEEFDAYLRDLHWAQTFAWMNREEMMDRFADALTDFMDSPVREEERINCHHNYTTKEVHYGKKVWITRKGAIRAEAGTSALIPGSMGTASYVVEGLGYPPALHSAPHGAGRLLSRREAKKRFNAADLDARMSGIVYRPGEEFVDEIPDAYKDIDEVIAASAQLVKVRHTLHQVLNIKGT
- a CDS encoding response regulator transcription factor; translated protein: MRILVVDDEQAVRESLRRSLSFNGYEVSLAEDGVEALQTISQQHPDLVILDVMMPRMDGLEVCRTLRSTGYDRPILILTARDGVSERVAGLDAGADDYLPKPFALEELLARVRSLLRRAAADAVEENKEELVFEDLRLNPETRDVFRGDRAISLTRTEFTLLELLMQNPRRVLPRSTLLEEVWGYDFPTSGNALEVYVGYLRRKTEAENESRLIHTVRGVGYVLRENAL